GGTTTTTCTGTGGTGTCTTTCAGAGGTAAGAGGCTCTGAggtttattttctggtctctcttTATTAAACTTCCTTGGTGAACTGTCTAATTTTGTGAGACAAATGCTCTCGTGCTCAGTGCATTTAAACGCAACTCTGTTCAGATACGTTTTCTTTTGATCCTTTGACTGGGGAGGCATTTGACTGAATTCCACTTCACTGTTTGTACTGTTTAAATTTTTGTCTAACTTGGTTTTATCAATCCACATTTTCTCAGGTTGATTTCCACCAATTATTCGCTTAGCATCCCTTGAAATGTATGCTTTAGACTCCTCTGAAGAGTCAATCTTGAGGTTTTTACCATGGCTTgcacaaatatttaatgattccTTAGAAGTCTGTACACTGCTATTGTGTCTCTCATTTGATTTCTCCCAACTCCCTACTTGCATGGAAAGTTTATTAGACTTCATGTATTGAGAATCACACGGGAAGTTTCTCACACAGCTTTTCTTTGATGCATTGCTACCCATTGCTTCTTTGTGTTTCTGTCTTTGCAAATATTCCTTTGGTGttagaattttattaattttagatgaGTTACCCTTAGAGGCTGCAGATTTAACATTTGACATAGTCTTTTCTTTAACCCTGGCTCTTTCATTTGGGATTGACAAAATGTTACATAATTTAAATGTTCCATCCCCATTTTTATTCTGCTCTTGTTtatcatatttcttcttctttgagtCAGGTATACTCCCATCATCTAACTTCCTTTTATCCGAAGCTTTTGATCTAAAGCCACCTGTTTTCAATCTTTTCTCTGAGGATACTGATTGTACCAAAGAACCATTTTTCATatgtaaatctttatttttatttgtcaagaAACCTGCCTTTGTTTTTAGTGGATGTGAGTTTTGTGCCATGAACTTTTGGTGCAGGCTCTCTTgagaaaattttgtcattttattactgGTGTGAAAAGTTATCTCATGAAActgcagttttccttttcttttgtgacTTTGCATGGAATCTAGTTTTTTATCACCTTTAGAAAAAAGCTGACCTGATAATTCTTGTTCTGTCCTCAatgatttgtgttttgttttgggcatttcatttatatttttaccttGCTCTATTTCAGGAGAATGGTTTTTCTTATCTGGAAAAGTCAAAGGAATCTTCAGATTGTTATTTAGAGGACTCTCACATCCACGAGGGACATTTCTATCGGaagttctttctccttccttacaACTGTTGATCTTCAAAGGTGAACACTGATTTTCCCCTTTGTCTTCTTTTGAAGCTGAGTTATTGATGCAATTATATTGACACTGGGGTACTCCTTCATAAACCATAGACAACCACCCCAATGTACAGCAACCAACATCATCTTTCTCTGAATCCATTATATTATCATCAGTCTTTCCATCTGTATCTGCTTGTGGGTCACACTGACTCCCTTTTTTTACAGGCTCTTCTTTCTGATGTTCTGTCAACTTGTCAACCTCACAGAGTGGGTCGTCATGTTCAGGAAATAATTCTTTCATTTGCTCAGAGTTTAATACTGTAATCTGTATTTGATCTGTTGAGTCCTTGGAGTCACAACCAGTTTGATCTTTTGAGATTTGGTTGGTTATCTGTTGGGCTACAGAACCTTCCTGTGCGTTCACAGCTTCAATACCATagggaaattcttttaaaagttctgaCAGTTGATCGTGTAGGTATGAGAAAGATGCCTTATCAATGAGAATCTCACTTCTTGCAGGATCTTGGGCAGTATAATTGCAGGACTCATCACCTTCCTGAGGAATAGCAGACAATGAACATGTATCATTagttgtgctttcttttttagtGACGTGTTCCATGTTGCTTTCCTCTAGAATTTCACTGTTGGCTTTAACATACTTCAAAGATAACGATTCTGGATGTTGTGGGGATTCTGCTGGTCCAgttattttatgtgaaatatctgCGCACAGTGAAAAATTACCATTTTGAAAACCAAAGTCTTTATTTTCAGTGAGGCtgtctatttgttcttttttactaATCACTTGATGATTGGGTAGAGAAGATTTCTGTGGCTCAACCCTTTTCAAAGGAGGCAAGTTGAATATCTCTGCTATTTGGGAATTATAAGATGTATCACCTTCAACaagagaacaaatattgtcaatATGTAACATATCACCACTAACAATATCACTGTTCCTTGACTTATATGAGGCCTCCTGTTCACTCACAGAACAGTGGGGATCTGGTTCAGATTTGCTATGATCTCCTTGATGGCTATTAGGTGTACATTCTGAATTAGTCGACACATTTTGATCTTCCTTCTGAACTGATGAGAACATCTTTGTATTTGTTGTGGTATCTGCTACTGGTTCATTAACATTAGCTTTCAACGCAGCAGTAACATTGGTATTTTCTGCCAACTGATTTTGTAAGCTACAAACACTGCCTTCTTTAATAACTGGATACAGTGTTTCAGGTACTGCTTCAGGTGTTACACCTTTGGCAGACAATGTTTTGACATCTGAAAGAATTAAGGGTGACACTACAGCAACCTGAAGTTCTGTTCCCTTTGTAACAGTTGCACTGGAAGACTCATAATTCTGTACTACTGTTGACAAAGTTGTTTCTTGGGAAGTGTTTACCATCTTATTCTGAGAATTTCCTACAACTAAAAATGGACTCTTATCACAGGTTTCCACAGGCTTTGAAAATCCAACTGCTGTTCTGTTTTTTGCTTCGTTATACTGTTTTTCTTCTGTAGGTTCTTTAGGTTGCTTTTTCCACAGAGAAAGACATGTTGCTAGCAATTCCATGGAAAAGTGATGGTCACTTTTAGAAGACATTCCACTCGAGGATTTCTGCTCAAGGCAAAAGGAGTTGTCTAAAACCTTGGTATTTATATTACAAGGACTTGGAGTTTCCATGGTTTTCAAATTCGTTTGGTTACCAGTGACTTGGGTATTTGGATTAATTTCAAAACTATGTGGTTTAGAGCCCTGAATAGTTTcactagtatttttaaataatttctcctgTAGTTTATCTCTACATGTAAGTAAACTGAGAAtcagtgtatttttatttggGTATTTTGAAACATATTCCTCAAAAGATGTAGACTGAGGAACAGAAGTTGTTTCAGAATTTGTTGGCACATTTGGTTCAACATTGACATTTCCTGATGAAATCTGGGTGTTACTTAATGTTGCCTGGGTAATCTCAACAGTTGATGCCTTTAAAGAAGTCCTAACTTTCATATCACTTAACTGGTCTGGCATTGGTAACTTTTCTGAATAGACAGAATTTCCTAAAGCAGAATTCACTTGGTTACAATTTCCCCAATTGAGGTCTTGAATGTTAGAATTCATTGTAGTGTGTgttctacttgtttcttttgcAGATTCCATTATGGTTGGTGGTTTATTCTCTGGAGTCAGTAGGGTTACCTGTGGCCCAGACTGGATTTGGACATTTTGTTTCACAGACAATTCAGAATTTGGAGCTAATTCATTGTAAGGGGTATCAGTTGTTTTAATACAACCTGCCGCcatcaaaagatttttattaattttaattttccttgcaAGTTCggaaaacttcttttttatttctactaatGTTTTAATATCCCTCACTAACTTCTCTTTTGTGGCATTTGTGTCCAGTATTTGATTTGAAGATAGATCACAAGAGTCTACGCTTCTCTCTTGATTATTCTGAGCAAGGGTCTGAACACCATCCACAGAAGATCTAACAGGTTCAGTAAAAGGCTGAGTGACATTAGTATTTACTTTCAAGTTACAGGAATTTCCAACTGTGCTGACATTTTCATTAAGGTTTTGCCAATGCTGCTGGAAGTTTCTAGGAAAGTCTCTCCTCATTTCAGGTAAGTGTATTTCTTGACTCTGAGAAACACTCATAGAAGTCTGTTTAATAACATGCTGAGTACTTTGAAAAGGCTGGCTTACATATCTACAGTCATAAGGCGGAGGAGGTGGTCTTTTGTCAGTATGAGTAACTGCATATTGATAGGACTGTACACTTGCAGTCTGCTTTGACTGTAAAGTCCGTGGAGAATCTGGAGGGTGACTATTTTTCATCTGTAATGATGTAGATGGCATAGGATTTTGTTTCTGATGAGTGGGATCTTGCAAAAAGCTTTGTGATGGGTAATTGTATTGCTTTGGAAGTGATCTGTAATCTGGGTAAGTCAGTCCACTGGATGTATATTGTTGTGCCCAATCAGCCTGTCGTTCTGATAAAGATGGGTTAAGTCTTGGGGATCCTTGATAAGTTACAGGAACTCTTGCAGAATTAGGAGGGATCATTTGTAGTTGCATAGAATAGGAATCTGATGACACAAATTGATTCTGTAGTGCATGTAAATTAGGTGTATTAGTTCCAAAACCAGTTTGATGGGACACAGTTGCCCCTGTATGAGAAAGCATAGAATTCCTCATTTGAGAGTTCAACCATATATTTTGTGTAACTCCTGAAGACATTTGCAAATTGTGATTTAGTTGTTTGGATCCTTTAACATTTGCATATGTGATTCCTTCTACTGAAGTTTGTGAGGCCACAACTGTCCCATTATGCATATCAGGAATAGGGATTTGCTGAGGAGCTGGATAATTTCTGATGTTTAGCAGTGGCTGTGAAACTGTATTTGAATTACCAACAAACATACATGCTTCTTGGTTACTTCCAGGATAGTTTAAAGAACTTTGAGATGTTGTATTAAGTGTATTTATTAAAGCCTGCTCCAAAAAAGATGACTGCTTTTTAGGATACTGTGGTGGTAAGGTGACATTCTCTGGTTTTACATTCCAATTCATTGTTGATTTGATGTAGTAGCAGGGTATTAAAAGTCAGTTGTTCTGAATGTCAGGAATCTGTAGGAAATAAgcatcttttattaaaaatttatctacATAAAACTTCCCAAGAAAATTAGTTTACCTTGATACCAATGCTATGTCTATCATAATTCCAGAAACCTCAGATCAAAGCTTCATCTTTAATTtggggaagagaaacaaaagagcaaaggaggATACAATAAATAtggcaaatataaaaaaaaattggggtgtTTTACAGGCATTCATTCTACATaatacatttaagtattttgtttgttACACTGAAGTGGCAActactttctgcttttatttattctaacagGCTCTTTATTATGAGTAACCCATGCTCACTGAAACAAAACGAACAAGTC
This region of Vulpes vulpes isolate BD-2025 chromosome 8, VulVul3, whole genome shotgun sequence genomic DNA includes:
- the RESF1 gene encoding retroelement silencing factor 1 isoform X2, which codes for MNWNVKPENVTLPPQYPKKQSSFLEQALINTLNTTSQSSLNYPGSNQEACMFVGNSNTVSQPLLNIRNYPAPQQIPIPDMHNGTVVASQTSVEGITYANVKGSKQLNHNLQMSSGVTQNIWLNSQMRNSMLSHTGATVSHQTGFGTNTPNLHALQNQFVSSDSYSMQLQMIPPNSARVPVTYQGSPRLNPSLSERQADWAQQYTSSGLTYPDYRSLPKQYNYPSQSFLQDPTHQKQNPMPSTSLQMKNSHPPDSPRTLQSKQTASVQSYQYAVTHTDKRPPPPPYDCRYVSQPFQSTQHVIKQTSMSVSQSQEIHLPEMRRDFPRNFQQHWQNLNENVSTVGNSCNLKVNTNVTQPFTEPVRSSVDGVQTLAQNNQERSVDSCDLSSNQILDTNATKEKLVRDIKTLVEIKKKFSELARKIKINKNLLMAAGCIKTTDTPYNELAPNSELSVKQNVQIQSGPQVTLLTPENKPPTIMESAKETSRTHTTMNSNIQDLNWGNCNQVNSALGNSVYSEKLPMPDQLSDMKVRTSLKASTVEITQATLSNTQISSGNVNVEPNVPTNSETTSVPQSTSFEEYVSKYPNKNTLILSLLTCRDKLQEKLFKNTSETIQGSKPHSFEINPNTQVTGNQTNLKTMETPSPCNINTKVLDNSFCLEQKSSSGMSSKSDHHFSMELLATCLSLWKKQPKEPTEEKQYNEAKNRTAVGFSKPVETCDKSPFLVVGNSQNKMVNTSQETTLSTVVQNYESSSATVTKGTELQVAVVSPLILSDVKTLSAKGVTPEAVPETLYPVIKEGSVCSLQNQLAENTNVTAALKANVNEPVADTTTNTKMFSSVQKEDQNVSTNSECTPNSHQGDHSKSEPDPHCSVSEQEASYKSRNSDIVSGDMLHIDNICSLVEGDTSYNSQIAEIFNLPPLKRVEPQKSSLPNHQVISKKEQIDSLTENKDFGFQNGNFSLCADISHKITGPAESPQHPESLSLKYVKANSEILEESNMEHVTKKESTTNDTCSLSAIPQEGDESCNYTAQDPARSEILIDKASFSYLHDQLSELLKEFPYGIEAVNAQEGSVAQQITNQISKDQTGCDSKDSTDQIQITVLNSEQMKELFPEHDDPLCEVDKLTEHQKEEPVKKGSQCDPQADTDGKTDDNIMDSEKDDVGCCTLGWLSMVYEGVPQCQYNCINNSASKEDKGENQCSPLKINSCKEGERTSDRNVPRGCESPLNNNLKIPLTFPDKKNHSPEIEQGKNINEMPKTKHKSLRTEQELSGQLFSKGDKKLDSMQSHKRKGKLQFHEITFHTSNKMTKFSQESLHQKFMAQNSHPLKTKAGFLTNKNKDLHMKNGSLVQSVSSEKRLKTGGFRSKASDKRKLDDGSIPDSKKKKYDKQEQNKNGDGTFKLCNILSIPNERARVKEKTMSNVKSAASKGNSSKINKILTPKEYLQRQKHKEAMGSNASKKSCVRNFPCDSQYMKSNKLSMQVGSWEKSNERHNSSVQTSKESLNICASHGKNLKIDSSEESKAYISRDAKRIIGGNQPEKMWIDKTKLDKNLNSTNSEVEFSQMPPQSKDQKKTYLNRVAFKCTEHESICLTKLDSSPRKFNKERPENKPQSLLPLKDTTEKPNMLEFKLCPDGLIKNTNSVDDWKDLQPCPRKEEAPVQGLV
- the RESF1 gene encoding retroelement silencing factor 1 isoform X1, which encodes MNWNVKPENVTLPPQYPKKQSSFLEQALINTLNTTSQSSLNYPGSNQEACMFVGNSNTVSQPLLNIRNYPAPQQIPIPDMHNGTVVASQTSVEGITYANVKGSKQLNHNLQMSSGVTQNIWLNSQMRNSMLSHTGATVSHQTGFGTNTPNLHALQNQFVSSDSYSMQLQMIPPNSARVPVTYQGSPRLNPSLSERQADWAQQYTSSGLTYPDYRSLPKQYNYPSQSFLQDPTHQKQNPMPSTSLQMKNSHPPDSPRTLQSKQTASVQSYQYAVTHTDKRPPPPPYDCRYVSQPFQSTQHVIKQTSMSVSQSQEIHLPEMRRDFPRNFQQHWQNLNENVSTVGNSCNLKVNTNVTQPFTEPVRSSVDGVQTLAQNNQERSVDSCDLSSNQILDTNATKEKLVRDIKTLVEIKKKFSELARKIKINKNLLMAAGCIKTTDTPYNELAPNSELSVKQNVQIQSGPQVTLLTPENKPPTIMESAKETSRTHTTMNSNIQDLNWGNCNQVNSALGNSVYSEKLPMPDQLSDMKVRTSLKASTVEITQATLSNTQISSGNVNVEPNVPTNSETTSVPQSTSFEEYVSKYPNKNTLILSLLTCRDKLQEKLFKNTSETIQGSKPHSFEINPNTQVTGNQTNLKTMETPSPCNINTKVLDNSFCLEQKSSSGMSSKSDHHFSMELLATCLSLWKKQPKEPTEEKQYNEAKNRTAVGFSKPVETCDKSPFLVVGNSQNKMVNTSQETTLSTVVQNYESSSATVTKGTELQVAVVSPLILSDVKTLSAKGVTPEAVPETLYPVIKEGSVCSLQNQLAENTNVTAALKANVNEPVADTTTNTKMFSSVQKEDQNVSTNSECTPNSHQGDHSKSEPDPHCSVSEQEASYKSRNSDIVSGDMLHIDNICSLVEGDTSYNSQIAEIFNLPPLKRVEPQKSSLPNHQVISKKEQIDSLTENKDFGFQNGNFSLCADISHKITGPAESPQHPESLSLKYVKANSEILEESNMEHVTKKESTTNDTCSLSAIPQEGDESCNYTAQDPARSEILIDKASFSYLHDQLSELLKEFPYGIEAVNAQEGSVAQQITNQISKDQTGCDSKDSTDQIQITVLNSEQMKELFPEHDDPLCEVDKLTEHQKEEPVKKGSQCDPQADTDGKTDDNIMDSEKDDVGCCTLGWLSMVYEGVPQCQYNCINNSASKEDKGENQCSPLKINSCKEGERTSDRNVPRGCESPLNNNLKIPLTFPDKKNHSPEIEQGKNINEMPKTKHKSLRTEQELSGQLFSKGDKKLDSMQSHKRKGKLQFHEITFHTSNKMTKFSQESLHQKFMAQNSHPLKTKAGFLTNKNKDLHMKNGSLVQSVSSEKRLKTGGFRSKASDKRKLDDGSIPDSKKKKYDKQEQNKNGDGTFKLCNILSIPNERARVKEKTMSNVKSAASKGNSSKINKILTPKEYLQRQKHKEAMGSNASKKSCVRNFPCDSQYMKSNKLSMQVGSWEKSNERHNSSVQTSKESLNICASHGKNLKIDSSEESKAYISRDAKRIIGGNQPEKMWIDKTKLDKNLNSTNSEVEFSQMPPQSKDQKKTYLNRVAFKCTEHESICLTKLDSSPRKFNKERPENKPQSLLPLKDTTEKPNMLEFKLCPDGLIKNTNSVDDWKDLQPCPRKEEAPVQVSGIKSTKEDWLRGTTEEKRMPEAKQEIDNNVLANSRLSKRSFGADGFETLQNPVKDSKAMFQTYKKMYMEKRSRSLDSSPLK